ATAAACGTGCCCTCCATGAAGCGCACCTCGCCAGACCGGTAACCCGGCACGGTGGCGTCGTTCAGCATCATTTCGCCGAAATGCGAGTCCCACCGGCCATCACAGGGGTTCTGCTTGCAAGGTGAACCGCGCATCATCACATAGGCCACTTCCGAGCCATCGCTCAGGCGACTGATGACAGGTAGCGGCCCCATTGGCAGATAATCGCCATCGCCGAAGCCGCCATTGCCAACGTTAGGTATAAAGGCTGTGGCGCCGGTGTCAAGCCGCAATGCCAGCAAAGCCTGATCCGTAGGCTTACTGAGCAGGTTGCGTCGCATCTCGGCGTTGCTTCCCGGCCAGGGGCTCCAGGTCCAGATCGATTCCGTGTCGAGTTGCAGTTTGATAAAAACCACACCGTTCTGCTCGGCGATCACCGGCCAGCCATAGCTGACGGCTGCGAAATCGTTGTCGCCCAGGGTCATAGGATCACCGGGAACGTGGGCGGCGGTCTTGGTGCGCCAGGCGCGACCGCCATCGGCATTGCGGATGCCATGGACGAAGAGATCGCGCGAGGCGACCACCACCAGGTTGCGGGTGGCGGAGTAGGCCGGGGGGGTGTCGACGGGCGATCCAGCGTCGTAGCGCCAGATCTGCTGCATGGTGGTCTTGTTCACGGCGTAGACCGCGGCGCCCATCGAGAAAAACACCCGGTCGCCACTGATGGCAGGAGGCAAGGGCAGGGTGCTGTTGCCGCTGGCGGCGAAACTGCCCAGGGTCCGGCCATCGGCGGCGTCGAGCTTGTAGAGCGTACCGTTGCTGGATACGACGAAGAGCGCCCTGGTGTCGGCGTCATAGGCGGGAGTGGAGTTGATGCTTCCGCCGGGGTTGCGGTTCCAGACCGGAGCGCCATTGGCGTTGTCGAGCGCGTAGACGCCGCGGCTGCCCGCGGCGACGTACACGCGACCACCGCCAGTTACAGGCTGGCTGGTACGTGGCAAGCCGAATTTGCCGGCAGCGATGCCGCCGGCGGCGTCGGGGCCGTTCCAGGCCCACTTCCAGCGCCAGGGCGCCGGAACGGCATTAGGATAGAAACTGGTGCGCTGGGCATTGAAGGCGTACTGCGACCATTCGGCGGAAGGGTTGGAGGGGGGAAGTCCGGCTGAGGCGATGAAGGGTAAGAGGATTGGACCGGTGGAGCGCTGACCGAGGCTTATTACCTGAAAGGGTAGGAGAACTCCGAAGATCACCAGAAGGGCGAGCAGGGCGGCGGTTACCAGAGCGGGCCTTGAAGCTCGTTGCATAAGCTCCTCCGCGGCGTGGTAGGCTGTCGTAAACCAGATTGTCAGCACACGGGGCGCCGCGCGCCGGAGCCAGGAAGGCGGCGCGCAGCCGGCTTTTGCCGCGGCTCTGTTCTACTGTATGTACCTCTGCTGTTACAAGAGTTTGAAGATTACAATTAGATTACAAGCGAGTCGCTGCTGCGGATCACCGCACACTGCGGTAGTTTGCAG
Above is a window of Chloroflexaceae bacterium DNA encoding:
- a CDS encoding PQQ-binding-like beta-propeller repeat protein, whose translation is MQRASRPALVTAALLALLVIFGVLLPFQVISLGQRSTGPILLPFIASAGLPPSNPSAEWSQYAFNAQRTSFYPNAVPAPWRWKWAWNGPDAAGGIAAGKFGLPRTSQPVTGGGRVYVAAGSRGVYALDNANGAPVWNRNPGGSINSTPAYDADTRALFVVSSNGTLYKLDAADGRTLGSFAASGNSTLPLPPAISGDRVFFSMGAAVYAVNKTTMQQIWRYDAGSPVDTPPAYSATRNLVVVASRDLFVHGIRNADGGRAWRTKTAAHVPGDPMTLGDNDFAAVSYGWPVIAEQNGVVFIKLQLDTESIWTWSPWPGSNAEMRRNLLSKPTDQALLALRLDTGATAFIPNVGNGGFGDGDYLPMGPLPVISRLSDGSEVAYVMMRGSPCKQNPCDGRWDSHFGEMMLNDATVPGYRSGEVRFMEGTFIPTDEQPYLTMAGNQLFAGHWEVGIAHTITDRSPSRGVNTNPIRVANLPHIATSQDNDECGTGFNTSHYCDRSLYNTRIWPAGFYIYWRQGNVYDRYWSEYASWVISNNMLYVVSTDGAVVALEPGQPRGVSVPGATGQDATIAEARASQEVIDHTLARAYAGRTVTVEGVLREVFNNGKAVYLGYHAPHRGHFLVRILKEDWPNFERSPEQLYAPGQRVQVTGRIEWYQGDPVIYVRNPAQIRVVGAPSAAAPRP